Proteins encoded within one genomic window of Alteribacter populi:
- a CDS encoding VOC family protein, whose protein sequence is MILSIYPYLITNGNGHEAIEFYEKALDAKVEGVQTFGELPENPGFTVPAEAKELILNAHLKVGNTDLMISDTMPGQPHQVGSHITIAVSVNDVEKSKEVFRKLLDGGTEVMPLQETFWSPSYGQVTDKYGVTWHVSTHLDG, encoded by the coding sequence ATGATTTTAAGTATTTACCCTTATTTAATTACAAATGGGAATGGACATGAGGCTATTGAATTTTATGAAAAGGCATTAGATGCCAAAGTTGAAGGGGTACAAACTTTCGGAGAATTACCTGAAAACCCGGGGTTCACAGTCCCTGCTGAAGCGAAGGAACTCATACTTAATGCACACTTAAAAGTTGGAAATACAGATCTCATGATATCAGATACAATGCCAGGTCAGCCCCATCAAGTTGGCTCACATATAACTATAGCAGTTTCGGTGAACGATGTGGAAAAATCAAAAGAAGTATTCAGAAAACTACTAGATGGAGGGACAGAAGTGATGCCACTTCAAGAAACTTTCTGGAGTCCATCATATGGTCAAGTAACAGATAAATATGGCGTAACGTGGCACGTTTCGACACACCTTGATGGGTAA
- a CDS encoding spore coat protein, whose amino-acid sequence MNQQQQNGTQLSANMPPNMSHGGHELFDAHEVIGGVTGLLDQYQMYTQHIQDPELKDILNRQTSFMTELYNTVVESYQTGQKPSQSTKVYNMTQSNDVMYGLQPSQPAKPIQSINELSDDHISSFMLGQVKGLASTMAMTALEMTNPVLRRVIGDSVPNLIEMSYEVFLYQNKHGYYQVPQLAEQDMTQMLQSHVPAPHPPLN is encoded by the coding sequence ATGAATCAGCAACAACAAAATGGAACGCAGCTATCCGCAAACATGCCGCCTAATATGAGCCACGGAGGACATGAACTCTTTGATGCTCATGAAGTTATTGGAGGTGTTACTGGTTTACTTGATCAGTATCAAATGTATACCCAGCATATTCAAGACCCTGAATTAAAGGATATTTTAAACCGGCAAACGAGCTTTATGACTGAGCTATATAATACTGTCGTTGAAAGCTATCAGACAGGACAAAAACCATCACAATCGACCAAAGTTTATAACATGACACAAAGTAATGACGTGATGTATGGTCTACAGCCTAGCCAACCAGCAAAGCCGATCCAGTCCATTAATGAGCTTTCAGATGATCATATTTCCTCTTTTATGCTCGGACAAGTGAAAGGATTAGCATCTACAATGGCGATGACCGCACTTGAAATGACTAACCCCGTCTTACGAAGAGTAATAGGAGACAGTGTTCCGAACCTTATCGAGATGAGCTACGAAGTTTTCCTATATCAAAATAAGCACGGATATTACCAAGTACCTCAGCTAGCCGAACAAGATATGACCCAAATGCTTCAAAGCCATGTCCCCGCTCCACACCCGCCTTTAAACTAA
- a CDS encoding thioesterase family protein has protein sequence MSYKPFSFQNHVQQEWVDYNGHMNDAAYATVFSLAVDAFMDHIGLDASARESHQYTIFTLETHLCYLQEAHEGEQLNVEMQLLDDDAKRLHVFFTMKNTSGDVIATSEQMLMGMDTLQERPAPFPSPIAAAIESIRSVHEQLETPKQVGRRIGIKR, from the coding sequence ATGTCATATAAACCGTTTTCCTTTCAAAATCATGTACAACAAGAATGGGTGGACTACAATGGCCACATGAATGACGCTGCTTATGCAACGGTGTTTAGTTTAGCTGTTGACGCGTTTATGGATCATATTGGACTTGATGCTAGTGCACGTGAAAGTCACCAATACACGATTTTTACGTTAGAGACACACCTTTGCTATTTACAAGAAGCTCACGAAGGTGAGCAGTTAAACGTAGAAATGCAGCTTCTTGATGATGACGCAAAACGTCTCCATGTCTTTTTTACGATGAAAAATACAAGTGGAGATGTCATTGCCACAAGTGAGCAAATGTTAATGGGGATGGATACATTACAGGAACGACCTGCTCCTTTCCCATCACCTATTGCAGCAGCCATTGAATCGATCCGCAGTGTACATGAACAATTAGAAACGCCGAAACAAGTAGGCAGGCGGATTGGGATCAAGCGATAA
- the clpP gene encoding ATP-dependent Clp endopeptidase proteolytic subunit ClpP, whose translation MNTIPYVIEQSSRGERSYDIYSRLLKDRIVMVSDEINDHMANSIVAQLLFLAADDPEKDISLYINSPGGSTSAGFAIYDTMQYIKPDITTICTGIAASFGAMLLLAGTKGKRYALPNSEVMIHQPLGGARGQATDLEISAKRIVKLREHLNEIIAAQTGQPLEKVAVDTDRDYFLSAQEAKEYGIIDEIIESKG comes from the coding sequence ATGAATACGATTCCTTATGTCATTGAACAATCTAGTCGCGGTGAACGCTCCTATGATATCTATTCAAGACTTTTAAAAGACCGGATTGTCATGGTTAGCGATGAAATTAACGATCATATGGCAAATAGTATTGTTGCACAATTGTTGTTTTTAGCAGCAGATGATCCGGAAAAAGACATCTCCCTATACATCAATAGCCCTGGCGGATCAACTTCTGCGGGGTTTGCCATTTATGATACGATGCAATATATTAAACCCGACATCACAACCATATGTACTGGAATCGCGGCCTCATTTGGAGCAATGCTGCTGCTTGCAGGGACGAAGGGAAAACGGTACGCCTTACCAAATAGCGAAGTGATGATTCATCAACCGCTTGGCGGAGCCCGTGGTCAAGCAACGGACTTGGAGATTTCGGCTAAACGAATAGTAAAGCTTCGCGAACATTTAAATGAAATCATTGCTGCGCAAACAGGTCAACCTCTTGAAAAGGTAGCTGTGGATACAGATCGAGACTATTTCTTAAGTGCACAAGAAGCAAAAGAGTATGGGATCATTGATGAGATTATTGAATCGAAAGGTTAG
- a CDS encoding sigma-70 family RNA polymerase sigma factor yields the protein MYVKSGLKVYDRNSTNDQWEELYLKLSRYCYSLSQNKWDGEELAQESMFKALKYYRHKTELNAALLNKIARNLWVDTIRKQSKETITTVPETMDTKDKGMERVRSVIEDLVSKLTPKQLVIFTLTEAFQYKNTEVADALGMTETAVKGILNRTRSKLKKLSNEGTLPAVQSYWTEELQDEVTTVLCHAVHVQDPALLFKLIPKIIFPVSTPKLVFRTKIGRSHSSPSSYLSIAA from the coding sequence ATGTATGTCAAGTCTGGGCTAAAGGTGTATGATCGAAACTCTACAAATGATCAGTGGGAAGAACTGTATTTAAAATTAAGTCGTTATTGCTATTCTCTATCGCAAAATAAATGGGATGGAGAAGAGTTGGCTCAAGAATCAATGTTCAAAGCTTTAAAATATTATCGTCATAAAACAGAATTGAACGCTGCTTTGCTAAATAAAATCGCCCGTAACTTGTGGGTGGATACGATTCGAAAGCAAAGTAAGGAAACGATCACCACGGTTCCCGAAACAATGGATACAAAGGACAAGGGCATGGAAAGAGTCCGAAGTGTGATTGAAGATCTTGTCTCTAAGTTAACACCCAAACAGTTGGTTATTTTCACGTTAACAGAAGCTTTTCAGTATAAAAATACTGAAGTTGCCGACGCTCTTGGGATGACAGAGACGGCTGTAAAAGGGATTTTAAATCGTACGAGATCGAAGTTGAAAAAGCTCTCGAATGAGGGGACCCTTCCTGCTGTTCAAAGTTATTGGACAGAGGAGCTTCAAGATGAAGTGACTACAGTTCTTTGTCATGCGGTCCATGTCCAGGATCCGGCCTTACTTTTTAAACTCATCCCAAAAATCATCTTTCCAGTTTCGACACCTAAGTTGGTTTTCCGTACGAAAATTGGGCGCTCGCATTCCTCTCCTTCCAGCTACCTCTCAATAGCTGCATAA
- a CDS encoding 3-keto-5-aminohexanoate cleavage protein codes for MKNKVLLTAAVTGAGETTGKSSHVPVTPKEIAESAIESAKAGATVAHVHARDPKTGGISHNVDHYREIVDRIRESETDVVINITAGGGGDFIPSLDTPAAGGDGTDIQTPEERHKPVGELLPEMCTLDCGSVNFGDMIYMSPTDWLRKQAKLIQESGVKPELECFDTGHIRFAKQLVDEGLVDGDPLFQFCLGIPWGADADVETMLYMKSRLPENAHWSAFGIGRMQMPIVAQAAMLGGNVRVGLEDNIYLKKGVLARNDQLVDHAVTMLGGNGIEVMTPQEARELYGLRNPNGGVK; via the coding sequence ATGAAAAATAAAGTATTATTAACAGCAGCCGTTACTGGTGCAGGAGAAACGACAGGGAAAAGTTCCCACGTCCCAGTAACACCAAAAGAGATCGCAGAATCGGCGATTGAATCAGCGAAAGCAGGAGCAACTGTCGCTCACGTCCATGCTCGCGACCCAAAAACAGGAGGCATTAGTCATAACGTCGATCACTACCGAGAGATTGTTGATCGTATTCGTGAATCTGAAACAGATGTCGTCATTAACATTACAGCTGGCGGTGGTGGTGACTTCATTCCGAGTCTTGATACGCCAGCGGCCGGTGGAGATGGAACGGACATTCAAACACCTGAAGAACGCCATAAGCCTGTTGGCGAATTGCTTCCTGAAATGTGTACCCTTGATTGCGGTAGTGTGAACTTTGGTGACATGATTTACATGAGTCCTACTGATTGGCTACGAAAGCAAGCGAAGCTCATCCAAGAGAGTGGCGTAAAGCCCGAACTCGAATGCTTTGATACAGGGCATATTCGTTTTGCTAAACAGCTCGTTGATGAAGGGCTCGTTGATGGAGATCCATTGTTCCAATTTTGTTTAGGGATTCCTTGGGGTGCAGATGCAGATGTTGAAACGATGCTATATATGAAAAGTCGTCTTCCGGAAAATGCTCACTGGTCCGCATTCGGGATAGGTCGTATGCAAATGCCAATCGTTGCACAAGCAGCGATGTTAGGTGGAAATGTACGTGTTGGTTTAGAAGATAATATATACCTTAAAAAAGGCGTCCTTGCTCGTAATGATCAACTCGTTGACCATGCTGTAACAATGCTCGGCGGCAACGGAATCGAAGTAATGACCCCACAAGAAGCACGTGAACTGTACGGATTAAGAAACCCAAACGGAGGCGTTAAATAA
- a CDS encoding TetR/AcrR family transcriptional regulator, which produces MGRVSRKVEILHAASKIVSERGIFNLTLEAVAEEAGISKGGLLYHYPSKEALVKGMVTHLADNYREKIATNAENATEDKGKWSRAYLDVTFNQTYQTKSMNSGLLAAKAVNTELLEPIRELYADWQHEIENDGIDPVKATIIRLATDGIWLSELFDVYHIEEDKKEQVYKRLMEWANE; this is translated from the coding sequence ATGGGCAGAGTGTCGAGGAAGGTAGAGATTTTACATGCGGCATCTAAAATTGTAAGTGAAAGAGGGATCTTTAACCTAACGCTTGAAGCGGTAGCGGAAGAAGCTGGGATTAGTAAGGGTGGGCTTTTATATCATTATCCGTCAAAGGAAGCATTGGTTAAAGGAATGGTCACTCATTTAGCAGACAATTACAGAGAAAAAATCGCGACGAATGCTGAAAATGCCACAGAAGATAAAGGAAAGTGGTCACGCGCCTATTTGGATGTCACATTTAATCAAACGTATCAAACAAAAAGTATGAACTCGGGATTATTAGCAGCAAAGGCCGTAAATACAGAGTTATTAGAGCCGATTCGTGAACTGTATGCTGATTGGCAACATGAGATTGAAAATGATGGGATTGACCCGGTAAAGGCTACGATCATTCGGTTAGCGACTGACGGAATCTGGTTGTCTGAACTGTTTGATGTTTATCACATTGAAGAGGATAAGAAAGAGCAGGTTTATAAAAGGTTAATGGAATGGGCGAATGAATAG
- a CDS encoding quaternary amine ABC transporter ATP-binding protein produces MNKIEVNNLTKIFGSHPQQGLKLLKNGEQKDEILEKTGMTVGVNQASFSIQPGEFFVIMGLSGSGKSTLIRLINRLIDPTDGEVLIDGEDITKMDKSSLIETRRKKLGMVFQKFGLLPHRTVLANVAYGLEIQGVGKVEREEKARKTIEDVGLKGYEGSYPEQLSGGMQQRVGLARVLANDTDILLMDEAFSALDPLIRKEMQDELLNLQRKLGKTIIFITHDLDESLKLGDRIAIMKDGHIVQVGTSEEILENPANEYVSNFVKDVDRSKVLEASQVMKTPEVLMTFKDGPRVAIRKMEEVGASSIFVVDKDKNFKGLLTIDDAIKAYKNSIALDKFLIKNVPTASPDTLLNNLIGIAVDAKYPIAITENGRLLGIISRVSILSGLALGKEKDEVASA; encoded by the coding sequence ATGAATAAGATTGAAGTGAATAATTTGACGAAAATCTTTGGTTCCCATCCTCAGCAAGGACTTAAGCTGTTAAAGAATGGTGAACAAAAAGATGAAATTCTTGAAAAAACCGGGATGACAGTTGGTGTAAATCAAGCTTCTTTTTCCATACAACCTGGAGAATTTTTCGTGATCATGGGGCTATCAGGAAGCGGAAAATCGACGTTAATCAGACTCATTAATCGACTCATTGACCCTACTGATGGTGAAGTGCTCATTGATGGTGAAGACATTACGAAGATGGATAAATCCTCACTTATTGAAACGCGACGGAAGAAATTAGGGATGGTTTTTCAAAAGTTTGGATTGCTACCTCACCGAACCGTTTTAGCAAATGTCGCTTATGGCTTGGAAATCCAAGGAGTGGGGAAAGTAGAGCGTGAAGAAAAGGCACGAAAAACCATTGAAGATGTTGGGTTGAAAGGCTACGAAGGTAGCTATCCTGAGCAACTAAGTGGTGGGATGCAGCAACGTGTCGGCTTAGCTCGTGTGCTTGCCAATGATACTGACATTTTATTGATGGACGAAGCCTTCAGCGCATTAGATCCGTTAATCCGTAAAGAAATGCAAGATGAATTACTCAATCTTCAAAGAAAACTAGGTAAAACGATCATCTTTATTACGCATGACTTAGACGAATCATTAAAGCTTGGTGATCGCATTGCAATTATGAAAGACGGCCACATTGTTCAAGTCGGAACGTCTGAAGAAATTTTAGAAAATCCGGCGAATGAATATGTCTCGAATTTCGTAAAAGATGTTGACCGCTCTAAAGTACTAGAAGCCTCTCAAGTTATGAAAACACCAGAAGTGTTGATGACATTTAAAGATGGTCCGCGGGTAGCTATACGTAAAATGGAAGAGGTAGGTGCCTCAAGCATCTTTGTTGTCGATAAAGATAAAAACTTTAAAGGCTTGTTAACGATTGATGACGCAATAAAAGCCTATAAAAATTCAATCGCGCTCGATAAGTTTTTAATTAAAAACGTCCCTACGGCATCGCCTGATACATTGTTAAATAACCTCATTGGTATTGCAGTAGATGCAAAATATCCAATTGCCATAACGGAAAATGGTAGGTTACTAGGCATCATCTCTCGAGTTTCCATTTTATCAGGGCTAGCCCTTGGAAAAGAGAAAGATGAGGTGGCATCAGCATGA
- a CDS encoding L-carnitine dehydrogenase gives MSQPIKEIKKLTVIGTGVIGNGWIARFLAQGYDVVAFDPAEGAEERTRKVVAHAWPSLEKIGLAKGASQDRLSFVETIEAAVADADLIQENVPEREELKKSVLASIDQYAKSDAIIGSSTSGIMPSTLQEGLNHPERVIVAHPFNPVYILPLVELVGGNETDSAVIEQANQFYQSIQMKPLIIRKEIEGHVADRLMEALWRESLHLVNDGIATTEEVDAAIVYGAGLRWAQMGPFLTFHLAGGEHGMRHMLEQFGPALKLPWTKLEAPELTDDLKEKVIEGCETHAGDVSIAELEQKRNEFLVKLLDLVEEYWPESRGVVTK, from the coding sequence ATGAGCCAACCTATAAAAGAGATTAAAAAGCTTACCGTTATTGGCACTGGAGTAATCGGAAACGGCTGGATCGCACGTTTTCTTGCACAAGGGTATGATGTTGTCGCGTTTGACCCAGCTGAAGGGGCGGAAGAAAGAACGCGTAAGGTTGTAGCTCATGCGTGGCCTTCCTTAGAAAAAATCGGCCTTGCAAAAGGAGCTTCACAGGATCGTTTATCGTTTGTTGAAACGATCGAAGCAGCTGTTGCTGACGCCGATTTGATTCAAGAAAATGTACCTGAACGTGAAGAACTGAAAAAAAGTGTGTTAGCAAGCATTGACCAATATGCAAAGTCTGATGCCATTATCGGTTCAAGTACATCGGGCATTATGCCGAGCACGTTGCAAGAAGGGCTAAACCATCCTGAGCGTGTAATCGTTGCACATCCATTTAACCCGGTTTACATCTTGCCACTTGTCGAGCTTGTTGGAGGAAATGAGACCGATTCAGCGGTCATTGAACAAGCGAACCAATTTTACCAATCTATACAAATGAAACCTTTGATCATTCGTAAAGAAATTGAAGGCCATGTTGCAGATCGGCTAATGGAGGCACTTTGGCGTGAGTCTTTACATTTAGTCAATGATGGTATTGCAACGACAGAAGAAGTCGATGCTGCGATTGTTTATGGCGCTGGACTGCGCTGGGCACAAATGGGACCATTTTTAACATTCCATTTAGCAGGCGGAGAACATGGAATGCGTCACATGTTAGAACAATTTGGTCCTGCGCTTAAACTCCCATGGACTAAATTAGAAGCACCAGAATTAACAGATGACCTCAAAGAAAAAGTCATTGAAGGCTGTGAAACACATGCTGGAGATGTATCAATTGCTGAGTTAGAGCAGAAGAGAAATGAATTTTTAGTTAAATTGCTTGATTTAGTGGAAGAGTATTGGCCTGAATCTAGAGGTGTCGTAACAAAATAG